In Streptomyces sp. NBC_00433, a single genomic region encodes these proteins:
- a CDS encoding HAMP domain-containing histidine kinase — protein sequence MPRRRRGRGGRTRGTWSLRRRLVASCVALVAVVCTVIGAVTIFALHDFLYGQLDGKVRDLAVRASGPHGGPGGPGSGAPRADRPDGIPLAFLIGGGQPGETVGAVVSASGHVTQAAVSATGSTGSGGLVAEGLTAAQAAVFAHVPLDGSPHSLGVPGLGGFRVEAAQPSADGSTVLVGLSTKGTEDTLSTLMWVEVSVSAAGLVAAGLAGTALIRISLHPLRRVAATATRVSELPLDRGEVALHERVAEADTDPRTEVGQVGAALNRMLGHVSSALHARQESETRVRRFVADASHELRTPLASIRGYAELTRRGRESVGPDTQHALGRIESEAARMTTLVEDLLLLARLDAGRPLSPVPTDLSPLVVDAVSDARAAGGGHVWRLDLPDAPAVVHGDPQRLHQVLTNLLANARTHTPAGTTVTARVAADPAGGVRLQVEDEGPGIPADLQPVVFERFARGDASRTRNAPAGSGSGGSTGLGLAIVQSVVAAHGGTVGLASRPGRTVFTVTLPSAHSQAFPSLSTSS from the coding sequence CTGCCGCGCAGGCGGCGGGGGCGCGGCGGACGCACGCGCGGCACATGGTCGCTGCGCCGCCGGCTCGTCGCGTCCTGCGTGGCGCTCGTCGCCGTGGTCTGCACGGTGATCGGCGCGGTCACCATCTTCGCGCTGCACGACTTCCTCTACGGCCAGCTCGACGGCAAGGTGCGCGACCTGGCGGTCCGCGCGTCCGGACCGCACGGCGGCCCCGGCGGGCCCGGCTCCGGCGCACCCCGGGCCGACCGGCCCGACGGCATACCCCTGGCCTTCCTGATCGGCGGCGGGCAGCCCGGCGAGACCGTCGGCGCCGTCGTCAGCGCGTCCGGTCACGTCACGCAGGCCGCGGTCAGCGCCACCGGGTCCACCGGCTCCGGCGGCCTGGTCGCGGAAGGGCTCACCGCGGCCCAGGCCGCCGTCTTCGCGCACGTCCCGCTGGACGGCAGCCCGCACTCCCTCGGCGTGCCGGGCCTCGGCGGCTTCCGGGTGGAGGCCGCGCAGCCCTCCGCCGACGGCAGCACCGTGCTGGTCGGACTGTCCACGAAGGGCACCGAGGACACCCTGTCGACCCTGATGTGGGTCGAGGTGTCGGTGTCGGCGGCCGGCCTGGTCGCCGCGGGGCTCGCGGGCACCGCGCTGATCCGTATCTCCCTGCACCCGCTGCGCCGGGTCGCCGCGACCGCCACCCGTGTCTCCGAACTCCCTCTGGACCGCGGCGAGGTGGCCCTGCACGAGCGGGTGGCCGAGGCCGACACCGACCCGCGCACCGAGGTCGGCCAGGTCGGCGCCGCGCTGAACCGCATGCTGGGGCACGTGAGTTCCGCGCTGCATGCCCGGCAGGAGAGCGAGACCCGGGTGAGGCGCTTCGTCGCCGACGCCAGCCACGAGCTGCGCACCCCGCTCGCCTCGATCCGCGGCTACGCCGAACTCACCCGCCGCGGCCGCGAGTCCGTCGGCCCTGACACCCAACACGCCCTGGGCCGCATCGAGTCCGAGGCCGCCAGGATGACCACCCTGGTCGAGGACCTGCTGCTGCTCGCCCGCCTCGACGCGGGCCGCCCGCTGTCCCCCGTGCCGACCGACCTGTCGCCGCTGGTCGTCGACGCGGTCAGCGACGCGCGCGCGGCCGGCGGCGGCCATGTGTGGCGGCTCGACCTGCCGGACGCCCCGGCCGTCGTGCACGGCGACCCGCAGCGCCTGCACCAGGTGCTGACCAACCTGCTGGCCAACGCCCGTACGCACACCCCGGCCGGCACCACCGTGACCGCCCGGGTCGCCGCGGACCCGGCGGGGGGCGTACGGCTCCAGGTCGAGGACGAAGGCCCCGGCATCCCCGCCGACTTGCAGCCGGTGGTCTTCGAGCGCTTCGCCCGCGGCGACGCCTCCCGCACCCGCAACGCACCCGCGGGCTCGGGCTCCGGCGGCAGTACGGGCCTGGGCCTGGCGATCGTGCAGTCCGTCGTGGCCGCGCACGGCGGCACCGTGGGGCTGGCCAGCCGGCCGGGGCGCACTGTCTTCACCGTCACCCTGCCCTCCGCACACTCACAGGCCTTCCCCAGCCTCAGCACATCGTCATGA
- a CDS encoding bifunctional glycosyltransferase family 2/GtrA family protein, which yields MRTPLGDLPARQHLPVADAAPTTGTPVLDVVIPVYNEEDDLGTCVRRLHAHLSGTFPYPFRITVADNASTDLTSAVAKSLADELPEVVSFRLEQKGRGRALRTVWTASAAPVLAYMDVDLSTDLNALLPLVAPLISGHSDLAIGSRLARSSRVVRGAKREFISRAYNLILRGSLAARFSDAQCGFKAIRGDVAQRLLPMVEDTGWFFDTEMLVLAERAGLRIHEVPVDWVDDPDSSVELVRTASDDLRGVWRVGRALATGQLALDRLRRPFGDDPRDRELSGVPAGLARQLVGFCVVGVLSTLVYLALFSLFRLGAGSQVANAPALLLSALGNTAANRRLTFGVRGRDRAMRHQAQGLVVFAIGLALTSGSLAALHTATAEPSHGSELAVLVAANLAATVLRFLLFRAWVFPEPSPTSAPPSSPTSDRSAR from the coding sequence ATGCGAACCCCACTCGGCGATCTGCCCGCCCGGCAGCACCTGCCGGTCGCGGACGCGGCGCCCACGACCGGCACCCCGGTGCTGGACGTCGTCATTCCCGTGTACAACGAGGAGGACGACCTGGGCACTTGCGTCCGCCGCCTGCACGCGCACCTGTCGGGCACCTTCCCGTACCCCTTCCGCATCACCGTCGCGGACAACGCCAGCACCGACCTGACCTCCGCCGTCGCCAAGTCGCTGGCCGACGAGCTGCCCGAGGTGGTCTCCTTCCGGCTGGAGCAGAAGGGCCGCGGACGCGCCCTGCGCACGGTCTGGACGGCCTCGGCGGCGCCCGTACTGGCCTACATGGACGTGGACTTGTCCACCGACCTCAACGCGCTGCTGCCACTGGTCGCCCCGCTCATCTCCGGCCACTCCGACCTGGCGATCGGCTCGCGCCTGGCCCGCTCCTCGCGGGTGGTGCGCGGCGCGAAGCGCGAGTTCATCTCGCGGGCCTACAACCTGATCCTTCGCGGCTCGCTCGCCGCCCGCTTCTCCGACGCCCAGTGCGGATTCAAGGCGATCCGCGGCGACGTGGCGCAGCGGCTGCTGCCGATGGTCGAGGACACCGGCTGGTTCTTCGACACCGAGATGCTGGTGCTCGCGGAACGCGCGGGCCTGCGCATCCACGAGGTGCCGGTGGACTGGGTCGACGACCCCGACAGCAGCGTCGAGCTGGTGCGTACCGCGAGCGACGACCTGCGGGGCGTCTGGCGGGTCGGACGGGCCCTGGCCACCGGCCAGTTGGCGCTCGACCGGCTGCGCCGCCCCTTCGGCGACGACCCGCGCGACCGCGAGCTGTCCGGTGTGCCCGCGGGACTCGCCCGCCAGCTCGTCGGCTTCTGCGTCGTCGGCGTGCTGAGCACCCTGGTCTACCTCGCGCTCTTCTCGCTCTTCCGGCTCGGCGCCGGCTCCCAGGTCGCCAACGCGCCGGCCCTGCTGCTGTCCGCGCTGGGCAATACCGCGGCCAACCGGCGGCTCACCTTCGGGGTGCGCGGCCGCGACCGCGCCATGCGCCACCAGGCGCAGGGACTGGTGGTCTTCGCCATCGGCCTCGCCCTGACCAGCGGTTCGCTCGCCGCGCTGCACACCGCGACCGCCGAGCCGTCGCACGGCAGCGAGTTGGCGGTGCTGGTCGCGGCCAACCTCGCGGCCACCGTGCTGCGCTTCCTGCTCTTCCGGGCCTGGGTCTTCCCCGAGCCGTCCCCCACCTCTGCCCCTCCGTCCTCCCCCACGTCCGACAGGAGTGCGCGATGA
- a CDS encoding glycosyltransferase family 39 protein, whose protein sequence is MTAPTHPAAAPAAPMPIGRRTWRGRPDDPAWARPALLALLLGTLVLYLYDLGASGYANSFYSAAVQAGSESWKAFFFGSSDAANSITVDKPPAALWPMALSVRLFGLGSWQILVPEALMGAGTVALLYAAVRRRFGAAAGLVAGAVLAVTPVAALMFRFNNPDALLALLMVGTIYGVQRALEDARTKWLLAAGGLLGLAFLTKTLQAWLIVPALTVVYAVCAPTRLRRRLLQLLYAGGAMLLAGGWWVAIVELWPASSRPYIGGSQDNSFLGLTFGYNGFGRITGNETGSVGGGGGPGGGMWGETGIGRLFDPEMGGQIAWLLPAAFALLLAGLWFTRRAPRTDLERAAFLVWGGALLSTFVTFSFMSGIFHQYYNIALAPYVAAVTGMGAVLLWRRRATLPAAAVLAATAAGTGAVSYVLLDRSPSWHPWLRYAVLTAGILAAVALLAAPYARFAALTRTAAVVGLAASLGGPAAYTLDTVATPHQGSIVTAGPAVAGGGFPGGGGPRGGMGGGMGGPPTGTFPGGPGGGGAQAPAPGQGQPGQGRAQGGFPGGRGAGAAGGGGMGGLLNGTQVSSAMTSLLKAGAGHYTWAAAAVGSQNQASYQLASGVPVMSIGGFNGSDPSPTPAQFKQYVADGRIHYFIASGGGGMGGGGGMGGSGAASQISSWVESTYTAKAVGSTTVYDLS, encoded by the coding sequence ATGACCGCGCCGACCCATCCGGCGGCCGCCCCCGCCGCCCCCATGCCGATCGGGCGGCGCACCTGGCGCGGCCGCCCGGACGACCCCGCCTGGGCGCGGCCGGCCCTGCTGGCCCTGCTGCTCGGCACGCTGGTCCTCTACCTCTACGACCTCGGCGCGTCCGGCTACGCCAACTCCTTCTACTCCGCCGCCGTCCAGGCCGGCAGTGAGAGCTGGAAAGCCTTCTTCTTCGGCTCCTCCGACGCCGCCAACTCCATCACCGTCGACAAGCCCCCGGCCGCGCTGTGGCCGATGGCACTGTCGGTACGGCTGTTCGGCCTCGGCTCCTGGCAGATCCTGGTGCCCGAGGCCCTGATGGGCGCCGGCACGGTCGCGCTGCTCTACGCGGCCGTACGCCGCCGCTTCGGCGCCGCCGCCGGGCTCGTCGCCGGCGCGGTCCTCGCGGTGACACCGGTCGCCGCGCTGATGTTCCGCTTCAACAACCCCGACGCGCTGCTGGCCCTGCTCATGGTCGGGACGATCTACGGCGTGCAGCGCGCCCTGGAGGACGCCCGCACCAAGTGGCTGCTGGCCGCCGGCGGGCTGCTCGGCCTGGCCTTCCTCACCAAGACCCTGCAGGCCTGGCTGATCGTCCCGGCGCTCACCGTCGTCTACGCGGTCTGCGCCCCCACCCGGCTGCGCCGCCGCCTGCTGCAACTCCTCTACGCCGGCGGCGCGATGCTGCTGGCCGGCGGGTGGTGGGTGGCGATCGTCGAGCTGTGGCCCGCGTCCTCCCGCCCCTACATCGGCGGCTCCCAGGACAACAGCTTCCTCGGCCTGACCTTCGGCTACAACGGCTTCGGCCGCATCACCGGCAATGAGACCGGCAGCGTCGGCGGCGGGGGCGGCCCCGGCGGCGGCATGTGGGGCGAGACCGGCATCGGCCGGCTCTTCGACCCGGAGATGGGCGGCCAGATCGCCTGGCTGCTGCCGGCCGCGTTCGCGCTGCTGCTGGCCGGGCTGTGGTTCACCCGCCGCGCCCCGCGCACCGACCTCGAACGCGCCGCGTTCCTGGTCTGGGGCGGTGCGCTGCTCAGCACCTTCGTGACCTTCAGCTTCATGTCCGGGATCTTCCACCAGTACTACAACATCGCCCTGGCGCCCTACGTCGCGGCGGTCACCGGCATGGGCGCGGTGCTGCTCTGGCGCCGCCGCGCCACTCTCCCCGCCGCTGCCGTGCTCGCCGCCACCGCCGCCGGCACCGGGGCGGTCTCCTACGTCCTCCTCGACCGCTCCCCGTCCTGGCACCCCTGGCTGCGCTACGCCGTCCTGACCGCGGGCATCCTCGCCGCCGTCGCCCTGCTGGCGGCGCCCTACGCGCGGTTCGCCGCGCTGACCCGCACGGCGGCCGTCGTCGGCCTCGCCGCATCCCTCGGCGGGCCCGCCGCCTACACGCTCGACACGGTGGCGACCCCGCACCAGGGCTCCATCGTCACGGCCGGGCCGGCTGTCGCCGGCGGCGGCTTCCCGGGTGGCGGTGGCCCGCGCGGCGGCATGGGCGGCGGCATGGGTGGGCCGCCCACCGGTACGTTTCCGGGTGGCCCCGGGGGTGGGGGAGCGCAGGCCCCTGCGCCAGGGCAGGGGCAGCCGGGCCAGGGGCGGGCCCAGGGCGGCTTCCCGGGCGGCCGGGGCGCCGGGGCCGCCGGGGGCGGCGGTATGGGCGGGCTGCTCAACGGCACGCAGGTCAGCTCGGCGATGACGTCCCTGCTCAAGGCCGGTGCCGGCCACTACACGTGGGCCGCCGCCGCGGTCGGCTCCCAGAACCAGGCCAGTTACCAGCTGGCCAGTGGTGTGCCCGTCATGTCCATCGGCGGCTTCAACGGCAGCGATCCGTCTCCGACGCCGGCGCAGTTCAAGCAGTACGTCGCCGACGGGCGCATCCACTACTTCATCGCCTCGGGCGGCGGGGGAATGGGGGGCGGCGGAGGCATGGGCGGCTCCGGGGCCGCCTCCCAGATCAGCTCCTGGGTCGAGTCCACGTACACGGCCAAGGCCGTGGGTTCGACGACCGTCTACGACCTGTCGTAG
- a CDS encoding PPOX class F420-dependent oxidoreductase: MAPNIATNTAVSREELLDFVRPRHRAILLTTRADGRPQGSPLTCGVDDAGRVVVSTYPERAKTRNARRDPRVSVIVLSDEWDGPWVQIDGTAEVIDVPESVEPLVEYFRTISGEHPDWAEYREAMLRQGKSLIRVTPERWGPLATGGFPARLA, from the coding sequence ATGGCCCCCAACATCGCCACGAACACCGCGGTATCGCGGGAAGAGCTTCTCGACTTCGTACGCCCCAGGCACCGGGCGATCCTCCTCACCACCCGTGCGGACGGGCGCCCGCAGGGGTCGCCGCTCACGTGCGGCGTGGACGACGCCGGGCGCGTCGTCGTCTCGACCTACCCCGAACGGGCCAAGACGCGCAACGCGCGGCGCGACCCCCGGGTCAGCGTCATCGTCCTGTCGGACGAGTGGGACGGGCCGTGGGTCCAGATCGACGGCACCGCGGAAGTCATCGACGTGCCGGAGTCCGTCGAGCCGCTGGTCGAATACTTCCGCACCATCAGCGGTGAGCACCCCGACTGGGCGGAGTATCGCGAAGCGATGCTCCGCCAGGGCAAGTCACTCATCCGGGTCACCCCGGAACGGTGGGGCCCCCTGGCCACGGGCGGCTTCCCGGCCCGCCTGGCCTGA
- a CDS encoding MFS transporter translates to MATPSTTARTTTPLDTPGGAPMSHRQIMEALSGLLLGLFVAILSSTIVSNALPRILSDIGGGQSAYTWVVTASLLAVTATTPIWGKLSDLFSKKLLIQLALVIYVAGSVVAGFSTSPGMLIGCRLIQGVGAGGLSALTQVIMAAMISPRERGRYSGYLGATFAVATVGGPLVGGVIVDSALGWRWCFYVGVPFAVIALIVLQKTLHLPVVKRKVTIDWAGAFFITAAVSLVMVWVSLAGQNYAWLSWQSYAMVAAAVLLGAVFLRVESRASQPIVPLRLFRNKTITLTSLASLFVGVAMFAGTVFLSQYFQLARGRTPTMSGIMTIPMIAGLFAASTVTGQVITRTGRWKAFLVAGGLLLTAGSATLGLLRYDTPYWQVAVYMALLGLGVGMMMQNLVLAVQNQVSAADLGAASSLVTFFRSLGGAVGVTALGAVLGNRVTHFVSDGLSALHVKASAGDSGGIPDVATLPPPVRGVVESAYGHGIGDVFLYAAPFALLSFLLVVFVKEVALRTRSGLQQTAPGTASAKE, encoded by the coding sequence ATGGCGACCCCGTCGACAACCGCACGCACCACCACCCCGCTCGACACCCCGGGCGGGGCGCCGATGTCGCACCGGCAGATCATGGAGGCCCTCTCCGGGCTGCTGCTCGGGCTCTTCGTGGCGATCCTGTCGTCCACCATCGTCTCCAACGCCCTGCCGCGGATCCTCTCCGACATCGGCGGCGGCCAGAGCGCGTACACCTGGGTCGTCACGGCCTCGCTGCTCGCCGTCACCGCCACCACCCCGATCTGGGGCAAGCTCTCCGACCTCTTCAGCAAGAAGCTGCTGATCCAGCTGGCGCTGGTGATCTACGTCGCCGGCTCCGTCGTGGCCGGCTTCTCCACCAGCCCCGGGATGCTCATCGGCTGCCGGCTGATCCAGGGCGTCGGCGCGGGCGGCCTGTCCGCGCTCACCCAGGTGATCATGGCCGCGATGATCTCGCCCCGCGAGCGCGGCCGCTACAGCGGCTACCTCGGCGCCACCTTCGCCGTCGCCACCGTCGGCGGCCCGCTGGTCGGCGGCGTCATCGTCGACTCCGCCCTCGGCTGGCGCTGGTGCTTCTACGTCGGCGTGCCCTTCGCGGTCATCGCGCTGATCGTGCTGCAGAAGACGCTGCACCTGCCGGTGGTCAAGCGGAAGGTCACCATCGACTGGGCCGGCGCCTTCTTCATCACCGCGGCCGTCTCCCTCGTGATGGTCTGGGTCTCGCTGGCCGGCCAGAACTACGCCTGGCTGTCCTGGCAGTCGTACGCCATGGTGGCCGCCGCGGTCCTGCTCGGCGCCGTCTTCCTCCGGGTCGAGTCGCGGGCCTCGCAGCCGATCGTGCCGCTGCGGCTCTTCCGCAACAAGACGATCACCCTCACCTCGCTGGCCAGCCTCTTCGTCGGCGTCGCGATGTTCGCCGGCACGGTCTTCCTCAGCCAGTACTTCCAGCTGGCCCGCGGCCGCACCCCCACGATGTCCGGCATCATGACCATCCCGATGATCGCCGGGCTGTTCGCCGCCTCGACCGTCACCGGCCAGGTCATCACCCGCACCGGGCGCTGGAAGGCCTTCCTGGTCGCCGGCGGCCTGCTGCTCACCGCCGGCTCCGCGACCCTCGGCCTGCTCCGCTACGACACCCCCTACTGGCAGGTCGCCGTCTACATGGCGCTGCTCGGCCTCGGCGTCGGCATGATGATGCAGAACCTCGTCCTCGCCGTGCAGAACCAGGTCTCCGCCGCCGACCTCGGCGCCGCCAGCTCCCTGGTGACCTTCTTCCGCTCGCTCGGCGGCGCCGTCGGCGTCACCGCGCTCGGCGCCGTCCTCGGCAACCGCGTCACCCACTTCGTCTCCGACGGCCTGTCCGCGCTCCACGTCAAGGCCTCGGCCGGCGACAGCGGCGGCATCCCCGACGTCGCGACCCTGCCGCCGCCGGTCCGCGGCGTCGTCGAGAGCGCCTACGGGCACGGCATCGGCGACGTCTTCCTCTACGCGGCACCCTTCGCGCTGCTGTCCTTCCTGCTGGTCGTCTTCGTCAAGGAAGTGGCCCTGCGCACCCGCAGCGGTTTGCAGCAGACCGCGCCGGGCACGGCGTCGGCGAAGGAGTGA
- a CDS encoding RNA polymerase sigma factor SigF — protein MSVQVGSPKVLRTTDAPHDALHGEAIDTRTLSRSLFLRLAEVPVDSPERTYVRDTLIELNLPLVRYAAARFRSRNEPMEDIVQVGTIGLIKAIDRFDCERGVEFPTFAMPTIVGEVKRFFRDTSWSVRVPRRLQELRLALTKASDELSQRLDRSPTVAELALCLGVSEEDVVDGLAVGNAYTASSLDSPPPEDDGGEGTLADRLGYEDAALEGVEYRESLKPLLAQLPPRERQIIMLRFFANMTQSQIGEEVGISQMHVSRLLTRTLAQLREGLTAEA, from the coding sequence ATGTCCGTACAGGTGGGCAGTCCCAAGGTGCTCCGTACCACCGACGCACCGCACGATGCTCTTCACGGCGAGGCCATCGACACCCGTACGCTGTCCCGCTCGCTCTTCCTGCGCCTTGCGGAAGTGCCGGTGGACAGCCCGGAACGCACCTACGTACGCGACACGCTGATCGAGCTGAACCTCCCGCTCGTGCGTTACGCGGCGGCCCGCTTCCGCAGCCGCAACGAGCCGATGGAGGACATCGTCCAGGTCGGCACGATCGGCCTGATCAAGGCGATCGACCGCTTCGACTGCGAGCGCGGGGTGGAATTCCCCACGTTCGCGATGCCGACCATCGTCGGCGAGGTGAAGCGGTTCTTCCGTGACACCTCCTGGTCGGTGCGGGTGCCGCGGCGGCTCCAGGAGCTGCGGCTGGCCCTCACCAAGGCCAGCGACGAGCTGTCCCAGCGGCTCGACCGCTCGCCGACCGTGGCGGAACTCGCCCTGTGCCTGGGCGTGTCCGAGGAGGACGTCGTCGACGGCCTCGCGGTCGGCAACGCCTACACGGCCAGCTCGCTGGACTCCCCGCCGCCCGAGGACGACGGCGGCGAGGGCACACTGGCCGACCGCCTCGGCTACGAGGACGCCGCGCTCGAAGGCGTCGAATACCGCGAGTCGCTCAAGCCGCTGCTCGCCCAGCTGCCGCCGCGCGAGCGCCAGATCATCATGCTGCGCTTCTTCGCGAACATGACGCAGTCGCAGATCGGCGAGGAGGTCGGCATCTCCCAGATGCACGTCTCCCGGTTGCTGACCCGCACACTGGCCCAGTTGCGCGAGGGCCTGACCGCGGAGGCGTGA
- a CDS encoding RNA polymerase sigma factor SigF translates to MPVPARTASTTYPRGRTRTPSTNAADARALTQVLFEQIRTLDPGTPEHTRVRAALIEVNLPLVRYAAARFRSRNEPMEDVVQVGTIGLINAIDRFDPERGVQFPTFAMPTVVGEIKRYFRDNVRTVHVPRRLHELWVQVSGAIEDLTVLHGRSPTTAEIAERLKLSEDEVLACLEAGRAYHATSLEAAQEGDGAPGLLDRLGYEDPALSGVEHRDLVRHLLVQLPERERRILLLRYFGNLTQSQISAELGVSQMHVSRLLSRSFARLRSANQLEA, encoded by the coding sequence GTGCCGGTGCCGGCCCGTACGGCGTCAACGACCTATCCCCGCGGCAGGACGCGTACCCCGAGCACCAACGCGGCGGACGCACGGGCACTCACCCAGGTGCTGTTCGAACAGATTCGCACACTGGATCCCGGCACACCCGAGCACACCAGGGTCCGCGCGGCACTGATCGAGGTCAACCTGCCGCTGGTGCGCTACGCCGCGGCCCGCTTCCGCAGCCGCAACGAGCCGATGGAGGACGTGGTCCAGGTCGGCACCATCGGGCTGATCAACGCGATCGACCGGTTCGACCCGGAGCGCGGGGTGCAGTTCCCGACCTTCGCGATGCCGACCGTGGTCGGCGAGATCAAACGTTACTTCCGCGACAACGTCAGGACCGTGCACGTACCGCGCCGGCTGCACGAGCTGTGGGTGCAGGTCAGCGGCGCGATCGAGGACCTGACCGTGCTGCACGGCAGGTCGCCCACCACCGCGGAGATCGCCGAGCGGCTGAAGCTGTCGGAGGACGAGGTGCTGGCCTGCCTGGAGGCGGGCCGTGCCTACCACGCGACCTCGCTGGAGGCGGCACAGGAGGGCGACGGGGCCCCGGGGCTGCTCGACCGGCTCGGCTACGAGGACCCGGCGCTGTCCGGCGTCGAGCACCGCGACCTGGTCCGGCATCTTCTGGTGCAGCTTCCCGAGCGGGAGCGCCGGATCCTGCTGCTGCGCTACTTCGGCAACCTGACGCAGTCCCAGATCAGCGCCGAGCTGGGAGTTTCCCAGATGCACGTGTCCCGGCTGCTGTCCCGCAGCTTCGCCAGGCTGAGGTCCGCAAACCAGCTCGAAGCGTAA
- a CDS encoding Dabb family protein gives MIRHLVLFKLNEGVSRDEPRVVAGARGFAELGAQVPEVASWETGWNVSDRPVAYDFAINSSVADGDALTRYIEHPAHQAAVAPWAEFATWVIADYEI, from the coding sequence ATGATCCGGCATCTGGTGCTGTTCAAGCTCAACGAGGGCGTCTCGCGGGACGAGCCGCGGGTCGTGGCGGGGGCCCGGGGGTTCGCCGAGTTGGGGGCGCAGGTGCCGGAGGTGGCGTCCTGGGAGACCGGCTGGAACGTGAGCGACCGGCCCGTCGCGTACGACTTCGCGATCAACTCCTCCGTCGCCGACGGCGACGCGCTGACGCGCTACATCGAGCACCCTGCGCACCAGGCCGCGGTGGCGCCCTGGGCGGAATTCGCCACCTGGGTGATCGCCGACTACGAGATCTGA
- a CDS encoding alpha/beta hydrolase, with the protein MLPTRHKTATVNGQEVFYREAGPSDAPVVVLLHGFPSSSHMFRHLVPALADDYHVIAPDHIGYGHSAMPKVDAFDYTFDSLAAVTAGLLRELDVQRFAIYVHDYGAPIGWRLALDPAFDVTAIISQSGNAYMEGFAKPFWDDLFAYATEPSRDTEPGARAKFSPSTTRWQYENGASDTSLVSPDTWTLDQLLLERPGNDEVQLALFRDYPTNIDGYPQLQEYFRTSQVPLLAVWGERDEIFGPDGARAFSRDLPDAEVHLLPAGHFALETHLDAISGYIHGFLGRVLT; encoded by the coding sequence GTGCTACCCACGCGACACAAGACAGCGACCGTGAACGGCCAGGAAGTCTTCTACCGCGAGGCCGGGCCCAGTGACGCACCCGTCGTGGTGCTGCTGCACGGATTCCCCAGCAGCTCGCACATGTTCCGCCATCTCGTCCCCGCGCTGGCGGACGATTACCACGTGATCGCGCCCGACCACATCGGATACGGCCACTCCGCCATGCCCAAGGTCGACGCGTTCGACTACACCTTCGACAGCCTCGCCGCCGTCACCGCCGGGCTCCTGCGGGAGCTGGACGTCCAGCGCTTCGCCATCTACGTGCACGACTACGGGGCACCGATCGGCTGGCGCCTGGCGCTCGACCCGGCCTTCGACGTCACCGCGATCATCTCGCAGAGCGGCAACGCCTACATGGAGGGCTTCGCCAAGCCCTTCTGGGACGACCTGTTCGCCTACGCCACCGAGCCGAGCCGCGACACCGAGCCGGGCGCACGGGCCAAGTTCAGCCCCAGCACGACCCGCTGGCAGTACGAGAACGGCGCCAGCGACACCAGCCTGGTGAGCCCCGACACCTGGACCCTCGACCAGCTCCTGCTGGAGCGGCCCGGCAATGACGAGGTCCAGCTCGCGCTCTTCCGCGACTATCCGACGAACATCGACGGATACCCGCAGCTGCAGGAATACTTCCGCACCAGCCAGGTGCCGCTGCTCGCGGTATGGGGCGAGCGGGACGAGATCTTCGGGCCGGACGGCGCACGGGCCTTCTCCCGCGACCTGCCGGACGCGGAGGTCCATCTGCTGCCCGCCGGGCACTTCGCCCTGGAGACCCACCTGGACGCCATCAGCGGCTACATCCACGGCTTCCTCGGGCGCGTCCTCACCTGA
- a CDS encoding nucleoside deaminase: MRLALAEAEQAPLTGDVPVGAVVLSPDGTTVLARARNEREATGDPTGHAEILAIRRAAEATGRWRLTGCTLVVTLEPCTMCAGAIVQSRLDRVVYAATDTKAGAAGSLWDLIRDRRLNHRPEVIAGVLPAPASALLTHFFRTAGP, from the coding sequence ATGCGGCTGGCCCTGGCGGAGGCGGAACAGGCCCCGCTCACCGGCGACGTCCCGGTGGGCGCGGTCGTGCTGTCCCCGGACGGTACGACCGTGCTGGCCCGCGCCCGCAACGAGCGCGAGGCCACCGGCGACCCGACCGGACACGCCGAGATCCTGGCCATCCGCCGCGCCGCCGAGGCCACCGGCCGGTGGCGGCTGACCGGCTGCACCCTGGTGGTCACCCTCGAACCCTGCACGATGTGCGCCGGTGCCATCGTCCAGTCCCGCCTCGACCGGGTCGTCTACGCGGCCACCGACACCAAGGCAGGCGCGGCCGGGTCCCTGTGGGACCTGATCCGCGACCGCCGCCTCAACCACCGCCCCGAGGTCATCGCCGGCGTCCTCCCGGCCCCCGCGTCCGCCCTGCTGACCCACTTCTTCCGGACAGCAGGCCCTTAA